A window from Festucalex cinctus isolate MCC-2025b chromosome 12, RoL_Fcin_1.0, whole genome shotgun sequence encodes these proteins:
- the diras1b gene encoding GTP-binding protein Di-Ras1b, translated as MPEQSNDYRVVVFGAGGVGKSSLVLRFVKGTFRDTYIPTVEDTYRQVISCDKSVCTLQITDTTGSHQFPAMQRLSISKGHAFILVYSITSKQSLEELKPIYQQVLAIKGNVEAIPIMLVGNKSDETQREVDTKDGEAQASQWKCAFMETSAKTNHNVTELFQELLNLDKKRNMSLNIDGKRSGKQSRAERLKGKCSVM; from the exons ATGCCGGAGCAGAGCAACGACTACCGCGTGGTGGTGTTCGGGGCGGGCGGCGTCGGGAAGAGCTCCCTGGTGCTGCGCTTCGTCAAGGGCACCTTCCGCGACACCTACATCCCCACCGTGGAGGACACGTACCGCCAGGTGATCAGCTGCGACAAGAGCGTGTGCACGCTGCAGATCACCGACACCACCGGGAGCCACCAGTTCCCCGCCATGCAGCGCTTGTCCATCTCCAAGGGACACGCCTTCATCCTGGTCTACTCCATCACCAGCAAGCAGTCGCTGGAGGAGCTCAAGCCCATCTACCAACAG gtGCTGGCCATCAAAGGCAACGTGGAGGCCATCCCCATCATGCTGGTCGGCAACAAAAGCGACGAGACCCAGCGGGAGGTGGACACCAAGGACGGCGAGGCGCAGGCCAGCCAGTGGAAGTGCGCCTTCATGGAGACGTCGGCCAAGACCAACCACAACGTGACGGAGCTCTTCCAGGAGCTGCTCAACCTGGACAAGAAGCGCAACATGAGCCTCAACATCGACGGCAAGCGCTCGGGGAAGCAATCGCGCGCCGAGAGACTGAAGGGCAAGTGCAGCGTCATGtaa